The window AGAAGACAGTAGACTCAGGTCGTCTGAAGCAAATCAGTTGCACTGGAAGTTTTTTTAGGGATATTGAAGAAAGGAGGTAGACACCACATGCcaacctttttttgttcttgtaaaaatattctgtaTGGTGTTCCTTCCACTTGACAATTATGCAGCACTACAAGAGAGTCTTTAACAAATAATCCAAATGAATACACTGAAGTCGGTATGAATACTTGTAAGCTTACATCATTGGTaaggttgtgtttttatttatgtctccaatttattttcctctaaatatttctcttcttttatgTTATTAGTCCAGGACAAGCCAGAGTTGGCAGCAATGCCATTGGCCTTGGAAAATCGCAACTGCGTGCTCATCCGCAGAGACCTGGTAGCACTTCCTGCAAGCCTCATAAGCCAGATTGGCTACCGCTGCCACCCTAAGCTCTACACTGAGGGGGACCCAGGAGAGAAGCTGGAATTGGTCGCTGGTAGGCATACAAACACAagcttctataaaaaaaaacatttaaaaaaaagacattaacaTGCACAGATAACATTAGTTCTCTGGAAAACATTCACACTGTTGCAcctaatttaaatttaaaatccaaTACCTGTAAGAGTGTATTTCACTGATTGAATTAACTCAAACTAATAAACTCAGGATGTCAGAAGGGCGCTTTGTTGAGGAATAGAAACACTATTCGTGAATCAGAGAACAAACAGATCATGAATGAGAGAACTAACCTCCAGCAATCTGTCAAAGGTTATTCTCTGGCTaaggacacttttttttttttttggatttgcgtttatattttgattaaattagaGGTAGATGTCAACACCTTTTAAATTGAATTGTAACAGCTAattgggggaagaaaaaaaaaaaaaaaacagcctgacTCATGTTCACAGAAGTCACGAAGGGGTCGCGAAGCGTGACTAGTCAGTAGATCTCagatatttcagtttgtttggaaTGGTGGGTTTAATTTGTGCTGTGAATTTGAGCTGTCTGAAAGGAGTAAAACAGAGCTGCTGCGTTCCTGTGTGGAGATTTAAGACTGTGGCAGATGGACAACCATCTCTGCAGATATCATCAATCAGGGCTTTATGGAAGAGTGACCGAGTAGAAGTCAGACTAAAGTAAAAAGCATATGACTGGCTGCCGGGTGTTTGCCAAATGGCCCTTACAGAGCTCTGAGAATGTGAagagaaatgatttttttttctcttgctgttATGATGACTCAAAAACTGAATGATGTGGCCTGACTGCCAGATATTGCTCTTAGCGATCGACAGAGAAGATGCTCTGAATGGGCAGTGACCACTCAGCATGCGGGgaagcaaagtaaaaaatagatttcttttttcttgaatattttcaagcaaaagAATTgagcaattttctgaaagacagAGATGATCATAGCAACATTAGCAaattttggttagggttaggtatcCAAAAGCACAGGAATTCAGAAAATTATAATGTGAGGGAAAAAATCATATCTAATTTTAGTATTAAATGAAGTAAACATGCTTAATTTTGACTTGCAGTCTGCAATAATGTCCCTCAAATTTGTTCATATTGCTTGGAATATTACTTGTCACATTACTTCAGCAAACGTAAGTGTATTTTACTGAGATATACAACACAAATTAGTCTATGGTTGTGAACTTgatgtaaatttatttatgttttttagttttttacatttagaaacatGTAAAATGGAGATTGTACATATCAATATGAATGACTTTGCAATGAGTATCTAAAAACCCATTGTGGAACAATAACTTCTTAATGACTCCCTTAAAGACAAAATACAGACGTAACTGAAAGACGAACTGCAACAAAACGAGAAGAAACCTAAACGTGAAAAGAAACGGATTCTGATAGAGGCGTTGATCTCAGGAAATTCTTTTCTGTCCGTGTACCTCAGGAACCCAGGTGTTCATGACACGAGGCCAACTCATGAACTGCCATCTGTGTGCCGGCATCAAACACAAAGTGTTGCTCCGTCGCCTCTTAGCCACGTTCTTTGATAGGTGAGTGCAAAGCAAAGCACAAGTTGGCAGTTATTGTTCAGACATGTGTCTTCTTCTCTTAGATGTGTGCTTGATTCCAGCGCCGCTGCCGTTGTCACAAATCAACTTTCACACTCCATCTGTGGTCATGTTGTGCAATGCAGCTAGatgagtgtgtgtttctgtgtgtcccCATGTGATTTACTGTATATGTTTGTTACTGACTCTGCCCCCTGGTGTTTACTGTGCGATTCTGTAGAAACACTCTGGCTAATAGCTGTGGGACAGGCATCCGCTCTTCTACAAGTGACCCAAGCAGAAAGCCCCTGGACAGCAGGGTCCTCAATGCTGTGAAACGTAGGTTTATTGTGTAAATGATCTTGTGCATGTCTTGTTTTAATAGGAGCCGTTTGACTAAGTGGACATGgctgttttctcctctttttacAGTCTACTGTCAAAACTTTAACCCTAACTTCAAGGAGAGTGAAATGAATGTGATCGCTGCTGACATGTGCACAAACGCAAGGCGGGTCCGCAAGAGATGGCTCCCAAAGATCAAGTCCATGCTGCCTGACGGCATGGAAGTGTACCGGGCGGGCATGGGCATGAGTGCTGCTGCCGCCGTTGGTCTGAACCTAGCCCTGGGCGCCCCTCAGTCAGGAGTTTCCCTTTCCTTCGAGCATGATTTGAAGAGCCTAGAGCAACGGTTGTATCCAGATCGCAAGGACCCTCTCAGGACTCATGCGGCCAGCCCCGGCACAGGGTCGGCTGGGGCAGAAGCCGAGGGTGAAGGCGAAGCAGCAGTCCAGGAGGATCAGGAGGAGGATGACGACGAAGCTGGATCGGAGGGACCAGACCGATCACTGGGGGCGCCAATTTTGGTGTCGGTGGTCGGATCAGCAGACACGCCCCCCGAGCAGGGGGCGGAAAGTTTTGGACAAAATCTGAGGTTGAACGGACAGTGAATGTCCCTCCCCCATGTCATGAAATGCGTCTAACACTCACATTTACTTCTTCTTGCCGTCTCGTCCGTCACTCTTTCCTCTCCTCCGTGCAGGAAAATTTTGTTCTCCACACACAAAGCTGCACTCGCAACTtttatcagacaaaaaaagttgGCCACACATGCATGCGCTCGTGTGTGCTTGTGTATTTGCAAACTTACatgcagtgaaataaaaagaaaaaagaagaaaaagaaagaaacggCTATTAAAAGCATACACAGGCATGGCATTAGTCAGTTCGGGTCCAAGTATGTATTCAGCACTTGGGGCGTCTGCAGCATTATTCCAAAAGGTCAAATAACAAAACAGATGGCTGTAATGATTCATCATATCAGT of the Poecilia reticulata strain Guanapo linkage group LG12, Guppy_female_1.0+MT, whole genome shotgun sequence genome contains:
- the nacc2 gene encoding nucleus accumbens-associated protein 2 isoform X2, with product MSQLLHVEIPNFGATVLGSLNEQRLLGHHCDVSILVKGQAFKAHRAVLAASSLYFRDLFSSSTKTQFELPSSVTPACFEQILTFCYTGKLTMAASEQLVVMYTAGYLQIQHIVERGMDLMFKASSPHCDSQTAGSLEETGSEPQSPLNNGIGLSVASVLGTQSWSTSSLLLPQRKIKIEVGDPTPISTPSTQTKISTSELGSRLARAFYTAAGGPAIPGMPTFHLQGTTGGGAGSGAGGGTGAERSSPGESSLPTTDSPTSYQNDDEEFEEEPYDGITEDAYSQIYGRPTNPYGIQDKPELAAMPLALENRNCVLIRRDLVALPASLISQIGYRCHPKLYTEGDPGEKLELVAGTQVFMTRGQLMNCHLCAGIKHKVLLRRLLATFFDRNTLANSCGTGIRSSTSDPSRKPLDSRVLNAVKLYCQNFNPNFKESEMNVIAADMCTNARRVRKRWLPKIKSMLPDGMEVYRAGMGMSAAAAVGLNLALGAPQSGVSLSFEHDLKSLEQRLYPDRKDPLRTHAASPGTGSAGAEAEGEGEAAVQEDQEEDDDEAGSEGPDRSLGAPILVSVVGSADTPPEQGAESFGQNLRLNGQ